The Pelecanus crispus isolate bPelCri1 chromosome 7, bPelCri1.pri, whole genome shotgun sequence genome includes a window with the following:
- the LMOD3 gene encoding leiomodin-3 translates to MSELSQNSDEEVCPEDIDEDEILANLSPEELKELQCEMEVMAPDPEIPTGMIQRDQTEKPPTGSFDHRSLVDYLYWQKASRRMLEDERVPVTLLPSEVTSKKSQIFIMQLLWDLLHYKNEHLSNSGTQFGETNKGGSDKGREEEEEEEEEDEEDDEEEEEEEDETQLETKQTYTNENHHSDQISKKPGTESGKITEKPNENESEKKISKLNIPKKLALDTSFMKLSARPSGNQTNLEESLQKVRKNNPDVKELNLNNIENVPKEMLIDFVNAMKKNKNVKMFSLANVGADDNVAFALANMLRENRSITTLNIDSNFISGKGIVAIMRCLQYNETLTELRFHNQRNMLGHQAEMEIARLLKANATLLKMGYHFELPGPRMVVTNLLSRNLDKQRQKRQEEQRQQQMKEQKELITMLENGLGLPPGMWEMLGGSLPQLRMHEPPQAPKPPVPAAVSLSKRPESARQPAPEQPRREKPVSFRVVKLKKIQRKPAVPEYVEPTEKTNLRDVIKTLKPVPRRRPPPLVEITPRDQLLNDIRQSNVAYLKPVPLPKQLE, encoded by the exons atgTCTGAACTCAGCCAAAACTCTGACGAAGAAGTGTGTCCCGAGGACATCGATGAAGATGAAATCCTGGCAAACCTGTCCCCTGAGGAGCTAAAGGAGCTGCAGTGTGAGATGGAAGTCATGGCCCCAGACCCCGAAATCCCAACTGGGATGATACAGAGGGATCAGACAGAGAAACCCCCCACGGGGAGCTTCGACCACAGGTCCCTGGTTGACTACCTGTACTGGCAGAAGGCATCCAGACGCATGCTCGAGGACGAGAGAGTTCCCGTCACCCTCTTGCCCTCTGAGGTAACAAgcaaaaaatcacaaatatttattatgCAGCTGCTGTGGGATCTGTT acaTTACAAAAATGAGCACTTGTCCAACTCGGGAACACAATTTGGGGAGACAAACAAAGGTGGAAGTGataaagggagagaggaagaggaggaggaagaggaggaggatgaggaagatgatgaagaggaggaggaagaggaagatgagaCTCAATTGGAAACAAAGCAGACTTACACCAATGAGAACCATCACAGCGATCAGATAAGTAAGAAACCAGGTACAGAATCaggaaaaatcacagaaaagccaaatgaaaatgaaagcgaaaagaaaatatcaaaattaaACATCCCCAAAAAGTTAGCACTGGATACCAGCTTCATGAAGCTAAGTGCCAGGCCTTCAGGAAATCAAACCAACTTAGAAGAGAGTTTGCAGAAAGTCCGAAAAAACAACCCGGATGTGAAAGAGCTCAACCTGAACAACATAGAAAACGTCCCCAAAGAAATGCTGATAGACTTTGTCAACGCcatgaaaaagaataagaaCGTAAAAATGTTCAGCTTGGCCAACGTGGGGGCTGACGACAACGTGGCCTTCGCGCTGGCTAACATGCTGCGGGAGAACAGGAGCATCACCACGCTGAACATCGACTCCAATTTCATCTCTGGCAAAGGGATCGTTGCTATCATGAGGTGCCTGCAGTACAACGAGACGCTGACGGAGCTCCGCTTTCACAACCAGCGGAACATGCTGGGCCACCAGGCAGAAATGGAGATCGCCCGGCTGCTGAAAGCCAACGCCACCCTCCTTAAAATGGGGTACCACTTCGAACTGCCGGGGCCCAGGATGGTGGTGACCAACCTGCTCAGCAGAAACCTGGACAAGCAGAGGCAAAAGAGGCaagaggagcagaggcagcagcaaatGAAAGAGCAGAAGGAGTTGATAACGATGCTGGAAAACGGACTGGGGTTGCCTCCCGGGATGTGGGAAATGCTGGGGGGGTCGCTGCCCCAGCTGAGGATGCACGAGCCCCCGCAGGCTCCAAAACCACCCGTCCCTGCGGCCGTGTCGCTGAGCAAAAGGCCGGAGAGCGCGAGGCAGCCGGCCCCCGAGCAGCCGCGCAGGGAGAAGCCCGTCAGCTTCAGAGTGGTCAAGCTGAAGAAGATTCAGCGCAAACCCGCCGTGCCAGAGTACGTGGAACCCACCGAGAAAACCAACCTCAGAGACGTCATCAAAACGCTCAAACCAGTTCCCAGGAGAAGGCCACCTCCCCTCGTCGAAATAACCCCGAGAGATCAGCTACTAAACGATATTCGTCAGAGTAACGTCGCTTACCTTAAACCG GTGCCACTGCCAAAGCAGCTGGAGTGA